A single genomic interval of Zobellia nedashkovskayae harbors:
- a CDS encoding PKD domain-containing protein, with amino-acid sequence MKAFKYIITAIILSTLVWSCENDTFGETDFVNGITAPANISAGVNVTPDNTGLTKITPTSDGAASYSIDFGDGSEPSESLTAGEYVEHIYAEGTYEIKITATSVNGKSATNTQTINVSFKAPENLVINSEIDGTNPFLLNVTASANFASSYLVYFDTANPDEEGTPLEIDGAISHEYQGVGEYTIKVVALSGGTTTTELEQLITISAPVELPIDFELFDDSVFIGFGGASAAVIDNPDTNGNDSAMVGQIVKGGPEVWAGNVITLSAPIDFSIKKVINVKVWSPRSDGKLVLKIENLDDSTINIEKEITLSGNSTWEEVTFDFSDIDESQSYQKLVFFFDFGAVGDGGTDWTFYIDDITQNIPSSGATGLPGQWIMAPEGGALGVGPAFGDTSWWNCDDACVAERACFYDDIYIFGQDGSFKNDLGTETWTEAWQGGTDSCGTLIAPHDGSNPATYTYDEGAGTITLNGVGAFIGIPKPYNGGELASPADAPASITYNIEFLDNDTISFTIDAGGAFWHYKLIRAGEVTTPLTGTWQMAQEGGALGVGPANGDTSWWNCDAACVGVRACYYDDLFVFGADGSFQNVLGTETWTEAWQGGADSCGAPVAPHDGSVSATYTYDSGAGTFTLNGKGSFIGIPKPVNGAELTSPDDAPDAIIYNVTFDNDNTMNVSIDAGGAFWQYKLVKI; translated from the coding sequence ATGAAAGCATTTAAATATATAATAACCGCCATTATACTTAGTACTCTAGTCTGGAGTTGTGAGAATGATACCTTTGGAGAAACAGACTTTGTGAACGGCATTACAGCACCAGCCAACATTTCCGCTGGTGTAAACGTAACTCCAGATAATACAGGGCTAACGAAGATTACGCCAACAAGTGATGGAGCGGCAAGTTACAGTATAGATTTTGGCGATGGGTCAGAACCTTCTGAATCATTGACAGCCGGAGAATATGTAGAACATATATACGCCGAAGGAACTTATGAGATTAAAATTACAGCTACTAGTGTAAATGGTAAATCTGCGACAAATACACAAACGATTAACGTTTCGTTTAAAGCACCTGAAAATCTAGTTATTAATTCAGAAATAGACGGCACGAATCCATTTTTACTAAATGTGACCGCATCTGCCAATTTCGCATCTAGCTATTTGGTATACTTTGATACTGCTAACCCTGATGAAGAAGGTACTCCACTAGAAATTGATGGAGCAATAAGCCACGAATATCAAGGTGTAGGCGAATATACCATTAAGGTTGTAGCCTTAAGCGGTGGTACCACAACTACTGAATTAGAACAGTTAATCACTATTTCCGCTCCTGTAGAACTGCCTATTGATTTTGAACTTTTTGATGATTCGGTATTTATTGGTTTTGGTGGGGCTTCGGCAGCTGTAATAGATAACCCCGACACAAACGGAAATGATTCGGCAATGGTTGGTCAAATTGTCAAAGGTGGTCCTGAAGTATGGGCAGGTAATGTAATTACCTTATCAGCTCCTATAGACTTTTCTATCAAGAAGGTTATAAATGTGAAAGTTTGGTCGCCAAGATCGGATGGAAAACTAGTATTGAAAATTGAAAACCTTGATGATAGCACTATTAATATTGAAAAGGAAATTACCTTATCTGGCAATAGTACGTGGGAGGAAGTTACTTTTGATTTCTCAGATATTGATGAATCCCAGTCATATCAAAAACTAGTTTTCTTTTTTGATTTTGGTGCTGTAGGAGATGGTGGAACAGACTGGACCTTCTATATAGATGATATTACACAAAACATACCATCAAGCGGGGCTACGGGATTGCCCGGTCAATGGATAATGGCTCCGGAAGGAGGCGCTTTAGGTGTAGGTCCAGCCTTTGGCGACACAAGCTGGTGGAACTGTGATGACGCCTGTGTTGCTGAAAGAGCGTGTTTTTATGATGATATATACATTTTTGGACAAGATGGCTCTTTCAAAAATGATTTGGGAACAGAAACCTGGACTGAAGCTTGGCAAGGTGGTACAGACTCATGCGGAACGCTCATAGCGCCACATGACGGCTCAAATCCGGCAACCTACACATATGATGAAGGAGCCGGTACCATTACCCTAAACGGAGTTGGTGCGTTCATAGGAATTCCTAAACCTTATAATGGAGGAGAACTAGCAAGTCCTGCAGATGCTCCTGCTTCAATAACTTATAACATTGAGTTCTTAGATAATGACACGATATCTTTTACCATCGATGCTGGCGGCGCTTTTTGGCATTATAAACTAATAAGAGCCGGCGAGGTTACAACACCCTTAACGGGAACGTGGCAAATGGCCCAAGAAGGAGGCGCTTTAGGTGTGGGGCCGGCAAATGGAGATACAAGTTGGTGGAATTGTGATGCAGCCTGTGTAGGCGTAAGAGCATGTTATTATGATGATTTGTTTGTATTTGGTGCAGATGGATCTTTTCAGAATGTTTTAGGAACTGAAACTTGGACCGAAGCTTGGCAAGGTGGTGCAGATTCTTGTGGAGCCCCCGTTGCGCCACATGATGGTTCTGTTTCTGCAACATATACTTATGACAGTGGTGCGGGCACATTTACCCTTAATGGTAAGGGGTCGTTTATTGGAATACCAAAACCTGTAAATGGTGCAGAACTGACAA
- a CDS encoding RagB/SusD family nutrient uptake outer membrane protein: MKNIKNSIGLIIILSIFVGCSDVVEFDPHDEYAVTEVDYLRTESDYQTMAVSCYTPTQWLNGIVVLGDIASDNAVAGGENASDVLTLQNIDDYDYQLLANNSTLEDLWKSAYEGVNRTNYLIDYKDVNLLGETVEFDGKEAMYGEVHFLRAYYYFNLVKMFGDVVLFTDYKLGLNDFGTLQRSPKADVYAQIESDLLNAIAILPSTASQQGRVTIYAAQALLGKVYLYQDKFDLAATMLENVVNGPFSLVSNFDDIFLLEGENGPESVYEVQYSNGSPYYNWGGQTRGQGNYAVQQCGVRGFNGTEDMPYNSGWSTNLPTQDLAAAYEDGDQRKDATVFDVAAYAENNPNLNVTYQVAPFKNTGLYNKKYLPRKGQTSGQPELNYENNHRIIRYADVLLMASEANLRASAVNQAKAQSYLDMVRDRAFGDEDHRITATSQVIWNERRLELGMEGDRFFDLVRTGQAATILGSGYSSATNGLFPIPQREIDISGLSQNEGY, from the coding sequence ATGAAAAATATAAAAAACAGTATTGGGTTAATCATCATACTTTCAATCTTTGTTGGTTGTTCAGACGTTGTTGAATTTGACCCGCATGATGAGTATGCCGTAACAGAGGTAGATTATTTGAGAACAGAATCAGATTACCAAACTATGGCCGTAAGTTGTTATACACCAACACAATGGCTAAACGGCATCGTAGTTCTTGGCGATATTGCATCGGATAACGCCGTTGCAGGAGGTGAAAATGCTTCGGATGTACTTACGTTACAAAATATAGACGACTATGACTATCAATTATTAGCAAATAATAGCACGCTAGAAGATTTATGGAAATCAGCTTACGAAGGGGTAAACAGAACTAATTACCTTATTGATTATAAGGATGTTAATTTATTAGGCGAGACTGTTGAATTTGATGGTAAAGAAGCCATGTATGGCGAAGTACATTTTTTACGAGCTTATTATTATTTCAATTTAGTCAAAATGTTTGGAGACGTTGTACTCTTCACGGATTATAAGCTAGGATTAAATGATTTTGGAACCTTACAAAGGTCTCCAAAAGCAGATGTTTACGCACAAATCGAATCAGATTTACTTAACGCTATAGCTATATTGCCATCAACGGCATCTCAACAAGGGAGAGTTACCATATATGCCGCTCAAGCTTTACTGGGTAAAGTATACTTATATCAAGATAAATTTGATTTAGCCGCTACTATGTTAGAAAATGTAGTGAACGGCCCATTTAGTTTGGTTTCCAATTTTGATGATATATTTCTTTTAGAAGGAGAAAACGGACCAGAATCAGTTTATGAAGTACAGTATTCAAATGGTTCCCCTTATTACAACTGGGGTGGACAAACTAGAGGTCAAGGAAATTATGCCGTACAACAATGCGGGGTAAGAGGATTTAACGGTACTGAAGATATGCCATACAATTCTGGTTGGAGTACGAACCTGCCAACACAAGATTTGGCAGCTGCTTATGAAGATGGTGACCAAAGAAAAGATGCAACCGTTTTTGATGTTGCAGCGTATGCAGAAAACAATCCCAACCTTAATGTAACATACCAAGTTGCCCCATTCAAAAATACAGGTCTGTACAACAAAAAGTATTTACCTAGAAAAGGGCAGACAAGTGGGCAACCAGAGTTGAATTACGAAAACAATCACCGTATAATACGCTATGCAGATGTTTTGTTAATGGCTTCGGAAGCAAATTTAAGAGCATCCGCAGTTAATCAAGCAAAAGCACAATCATATTTAGATATGGTTCGCGACAGAGCCTTTGGTGATGAAGACCATCGTATTACTGCAACATCGCAAGTTATTTGGAACGAGAGACGTTTAGAGCTTGGCATGGAAGGAGATCGCTTTTTCGATTTGGTTAGAACAGGGCAAGCTGCTACAATCTTAGGAAGTGGCTATAGTTCAGCTACAAATGGGTTATTTCCAATTCCTCAAAGAGAGATAGATATTTCCGGGTTATCACAAAACGAGGGCTACTAA
- a CDS encoding SusC/RagA family TonB-linked outer membrane protein yields the protein MKNTFIFLILLCCMPTLYSQDLTINGVVKDASFNEPLPGVSIIIKNTTTGTATDFEGVFSLKDISQGDILIFSYLGFITQEVTIQNSDNLTIIMQDDVSALEEVVVVGYGTQKVTKVSGAISTVKAEAIEKLKPLRVEEALQGSASGVSVIQSGSPGSKPTVLVRGIPSFSGVDPVVIIDGVPQSLDDLNSINSADIQSLNILKDAASTAIYGVKGGNGVIVVTTKGGRKNSKTEFNYSTYTGNQSVIRRLGLLNASEYAVMANEGSTAAGGNLIYSNISNLGQGTDWQDEIFKDAGITSHTISARGGSENVGYFLSAGYLSQGGVVGGSDKSNFDRLNVTANLDFQLTPRLKFLLNTSYANIKSKSIAENSFNSILGNAVNFDPTVAPYNTDPNDVATYGYSNLLLSEIFNPVQRLENTYNSNNGDKLYGKFEFQYDILDNLKITSRLGYTKWNQVSKEFTPLTYYGPNNVSSDYNSDGSIKTQVVDNGDDTSSIIPLFHNSVTEKEESNFSYTFETFASYNFILNEKHNFDVVLGISRSKSTGDEISVTRQDVRDNSWDWADISAATGVNTELNINAYTGSSSQDLERRNMSYFSRINYDYAGKYLASFSARRDGSIAFGDDNKFANFYAGSLGWVISNESFFNVKDINLLKIRGSYGTVGNENIDPQYVSITVGGPSYNTTANSNGYTFGTEFVSGATVNSFSNPTLSWEEQTQYNIGFDATLFNDLSITADYFNKSVDGLLFTDAPPLYAGTSEPVQSNIGSTESKGVDLTIGYSNGNSKNFKFNTSITFTSSTNLVTETNSDGTAFVPGGSIFNGQAHDITRFEKGFTPGYFYGYQTDGLFQNQTEIAAHATQTGAQPGDIRFVDSNNDGIINDDDKTKIGDPFADFTLGWNLGFDFKNFDFSMFTYASVGNDIYRAYERNALYTNKDRSILNRWTGEGSTNDAKNPRYTFADTNSNIRPSDRYVEDGSFVKIKSLMLGYTLPESSNTFFSKIRIYAQAKNLVSLTEYTGYDPEISGGILDTGIDRGAYPQARTLLIGLDLKF from the coding sequence ATGAAGAACACTTTTATTTTTCTTATTCTACTATGTTGCATGCCAACATTATATAGTCAAGATCTAACGATTAACGGAGTTGTAAAAGATGCTAGTTTTAATGAGCCATTGCCTGGTGTAAGCATAATTATTAAGAACACCACAACAGGAACCGCAACAGATTTTGAAGGTGTCTTTTCCCTTAAAGATATCTCGCAAGGAGATATTCTCATCTTCTCTTATTTGGGTTTTATTACCCAAGAGGTTACCATCCAGAATTCTGACAACCTTACCATTATAATGCAAGATGATGTAAGCGCTTTGGAAGAAGTAGTGGTTGTTGGCTATGGAACTCAAAAAGTAACTAAAGTTTCCGGTGCTATTTCTACGGTAAAAGCAGAAGCCATTGAAAAACTAAAGCCATTACGAGTAGAAGAAGCTCTACAAGGTAGTGCCTCAGGGGTATCTGTTATTCAAAGTGGATCACCGGGTAGTAAGCCAACCGTATTAGTACGTGGTATTCCTTCTTTCTCCGGTGTTGACCCTGTAGTTATTATTGATGGTGTACCACAAAGTTTAGACGACTTAAATTCTATAAACTCAGCAGATATTCAATCTCTTAATATTCTAAAGGATGCCGCTTCCACGGCCATCTATGGTGTAAAGGGAGGAAATGGTGTTATTGTAGTAACTACTAAAGGAGGTAGAAAAAATTCAAAAACAGAATTTAACTATAGTACTTATACAGGTAACCAATCTGTCATTAGAAGACTAGGGTTGTTGAATGCCTCTGAATATGCTGTAATGGCCAATGAAGGAAGTACCGCCGCAGGCGGAAATTTGATTTACTCTAATATTTCCAATTTAGGGCAGGGTACAGATTGGCAAGATGAAATTTTTAAAGATGCCGGTATAACTTCACATACCATATCGGCTAGAGGAGGGTCCGAAAACGTTGGCTATTTTTTATCTGCCGGATATTTAAGTCAAGGCGGTGTAGTTGGTGGCAGTGATAAGTCAAATTTTGATAGACTAAACGTTACGGCAAATTTAGATTTCCAATTAACTCCAAGATTAAAATTTCTACTTAACACTAGTTATGCTAACATAAAAAGTAAATCTATAGCAGAGAATTCCTTTAACTCTATTCTAGGTAATGCCGTAAATTTTGACCCAACTGTAGCCCCCTACAACACAGACCCTAATGACGTTGCTACATATGGATATAGCAACTTGTTGTTATCTGAGATTTTTAATCCGGTACAACGGTTAGAAAACACTTACAATAGTAACAATGGAGATAAGTTATATGGTAAGTTCGAATTTCAATATGATATTTTGGACAACCTCAAAATAACCTCAAGATTAGGTTATACCAAATGGAATCAAGTAAGTAAAGAATTTACACCACTCACCTATTATGGTCCAAATAATGTATCTAGTGACTACAATTCAGACGGTTCCATTAAAACTCAGGTAGTTGATAATGGAGATGATACTAGTAGTATTATTCCTTTATTTCATAATAGTGTGACTGAGAAGGAAGAATCTAATTTTAGTTATACGTTCGAAACCTTTGCGAGCTACAACTTCATCTTAAATGAAAAACACAATTTTGATGTTGTTTTAGGAATTTCAAGAAGTAAATCTACAGGTGACGAAATAAGCGTAACACGACAAGACGTAAGAGATAACTCTTGGGATTGGGCTGATATTTCTGCTGCGACAGGAGTAAATACCGAGTTGAACATAAACGCCTATACGGGGTCAAGCAGCCAAGATCTAGAGCGTAGGAACATGTCATACTTCAGTAGAATAAATTATGATTATGCCGGTAAGTACTTAGCTTCATTTTCTGCAAGACGTGATGGTTCCATAGCCTTTGGAGATGATAATAAATTTGCGAATTTTTATGCAGGTTCATTAGGCTGGGTTATTTCTAATGAAAGCTTTTTCAATGTGAAGGACATTAATTTATTGAAGATTAGAGGAAGTTATGGTACAGTTGGTAACGAAAATATAGACCCACAGTATGTAAGCATTACCGTTGGAGGACCAAGTTATAATACAACGGCAAATAGTAATGGATATACTTTTGGAACTGAATTTGTTTCTGGAGCAACTGTAAATTCATTTAGCAACCCAACACTCAGTTGGGAAGAACAAACGCAATATAACATAGGCTTTGATGCTACATTATTTAATGACTTATCTATAACTGCAGATTATTTTAATAAATCTGTTGATGGATTGTTGTTTACAGATGCACCGCCTCTTTATGCCGGAACATCAGAACCTGTTCAATCCAATATTGGTAGCACAGAAAGTAAAGGTGTTGATTTAACCATTGGGTACAGTAACGGCAATTCTAAAAATTTTAAATTCAATACCTCTATAACTTTTACAAGTTCTACCAACTTAGTTACGGAAACAAATAGCGATGGTACGGCATTTGTACCTGGAGGTTCTATTTTTAATGGTCAAGCCCACGATATTACACGATTTGAAAAAGGCTTTACACCAGGATATTTTTACGGTTATCAAACGGATGGATTATTTCAAAACCAAACTGAAATTGCAGCACATGCAACCCAAACTGGAGCGCAACCGGGAGATATCCGCTTTGTAGACTCCAACAATGACGGTATTATTAACGATGATGACAAAACCAAAATAGGAGATCCCTTTGCAGATTTTACATTAGGTTGGAATTTAGGTTTTGATTTTAAAAACTTTGACTTCAGCATGTTTACCTATGCTTCTGTAGGTAATGATATCTATAGAGCGTATGAACGTAATGCATTGTATACGAACAAAGACAGAAGTATTTTAAATAGGTGGACGGGAGAAGGATCAACAAACGATGCCAAAAACCCACGTTACACTTTTGCTGATACAAACAGTAATATAAGACCTTCAGATAGATATGTGGAAGATGGCAGTTTTGTAAAAATTAAGAGTTTAATGTTAGGTTATACGTTACCTGAATCATCAAATACCTTTTTTAGCAAAATCCGTATTTATGCTCAGGCTAAAAACCTTGTATCGCTTACAGAGTATACCGGCTATGATCCTGAGATTTCAGGGGGCATTTTAGATACCGGTATTGACAGGGGTGCATATCCGCAAGCACGAACATTATTAATTGGTTTAGATCTTAAATTTTAA
- a CDS encoding helix-turn-helix and ligand-binding sensor domain-containing protein — translation MRGFIIIIFLSFSFGTFSQELPPIQNYGPIDYGSGNQNWSVSQSDDKHIYVANNNGLLEFNGTNWKLYPSPNGTYLRSVKVIGSRIYTGSYMEFGFWKEDEFGNLKYYSISTKLQIPLIEDEHFWNISEFKDWVLFQSLDRIYIYNTVDESFKMLEAKTTRAEILEVGNRVYFQKINEGIFTIENGKPVLVSDDIVLKSDIVVGAFSIRESTLLVTEQGEFYFLDKNGLQRWNISADNELALIKVYSSIKLKDGSFVLGTISNGIYHIDENGNIIARINQEKGLNNNTVLSLFEDVDRNLWLGLDNGISVINLNSPFKEYIDQVGRIGVVYTSKLFNGFRYLGTNQGLFVKRENEESNYKLVKNTEGQVWVLKQIGEELFCGHNSGTFVINEDVADQISELPGTWDVKQIQSNKNLLLQGNYKGLSVLERTDGRWRFRNKIEGFNSSSRFFEFVDNHRILVNHEYIGIFDIEIDNEFKKALNIKKELSKGTGSSLVKFNGEIIYTTVNGVFKFDNKRQNFISDTLLTANFFNTDDNIIGVLTPNESTGKLWGFTDNNIIYATPGQFNSDLVANRIPIPKSFRNSMGVFGFESITHLKDELYLIGISNGYVTLNLNKLKKHEYHISINSVSKEFYDADKIAVKINGYNEFKYSENNLNFDFSVPEFDKFTEVSYQYQLDGIYDEWSNWSTLPQVSFKNLPYGNYTFRVRAKAGNTLTNNTASFKFVIARPWYLSNLAILGYFIALVLITALIHKLYKRHYKKQQDLLMKESRKRLKRKKLKAQKEIVQIKNEKLQSEIDSKNRELAVSTMSLIKKNEFLNTIKQQLKENNDNPKIKSVIRTIDRNINNADDWRLFEEAFNNADKDFLKKVKILHTELTPNDLRLCAYLRLNLSSKEIAPLLNISSRSVEVKRYRLRKKMALPHGNNLTDYILNL, via the coding sequence TTGAGAGGTTTTATTATAATAATTTTTTTATCATTTTCTTTTGGTACTTTTTCCCAAGAGCTACCTCCTATTCAAAATTATGGTCCAATTGATTATGGGTCAGGAAATCAAAACTGGTCGGTTTCCCAATCGGATGACAAGCACATTTATGTCGCAAACAATAATGGTTTACTTGAATTTAATGGAACTAATTGGAAATTGTACCCATCTCCCAACGGAACATATCTAAGATCTGTTAAAGTTATTGGCTCTCGTATCTATACGGGTAGTTATATGGAATTTGGGTTTTGGAAGGAGGATGAATTCGGTAATCTTAAATATTATTCCATATCTACCAAACTTCAAATCCCGCTGATAGAGGATGAACACTTTTGGAACATATCGGAATTTAAAGATTGGGTATTATTTCAATCCTTAGACCGCATATACATATACAATACTGTTGACGAATCGTTCAAAATGCTCGAAGCCAAAACCACTAGAGCCGAGATTCTAGAGGTTGGAAACAGGGTCTACTTTCAAAAAATCAACGAAGGTATTTTTACAATTGAAAACGGAAAACCTGTGCTGGTATCTGATGATATCGTCCTGAAAAGCGATATAGTGGTTGGCGCTTTTTCCATACGGGAAAGCACTTTATTAGTGACTGAGCAAGGGGAGTTTTATTTTTTGGATAAAAATGGTCTTCAGAGATGGAATATCTCGGCCGACAATGAGTTGGCATTGATAAAAGTATATAGTAGTATAAAATTAAAAGATGGTTCATTTGTTTTGGGAACTATTTCAAACGGGATTTATCATATTGACGAAAATGGAAATATTATTGCCAGAATCAATCAAGAGAAAGGTCTGAACAATAATACAGTCTTATCTCTTTTTGAGGATGTAGACCGTAATCTTTGGTTGGGCCTAGACAATGGTATTAGTGTTATAAACCTAAATTCACCCTTCAAGGAGTATATTGATCAAGTTGGAAGAATAGGTGTTGTATACACTTCAAAACTGTTCAATGGTTTTAGGTACTTAGGAACGAATCAGGGCTTATTTGTTAAAAGAGAAAATGAAGAAAGTAATTATAAACTGGTAAAAAATACGGAAGGACAAGTATGGGTCTTAAAGCAAATTGGGGAGGAACTTTTCTGCGGGCATAATTCGGGAACGTTTGTAATTAATGAGGATGTGGCAGACCAAATTTCTGAGTTACCAGGAACATGGGATGTTAAACAGATTCAATCGAACAAAAATCTATTGCTTCAAGGAAATTATAAAGGATTGAGTGTTCTTGAACGAACAGATGGCCGTTGGCGATTTCGTAACAAAATAGAGGGATTTAATAGTTCTAGTAGATTTTTTGAGTTTGTAGATAATCACCGCATTCTAGTAAATCATGAATACATAGGCATTTTTGATATCGAAATTGACAATGAATTTAAGAAAGCGCTAAACATTAAAAAAGAGCTCTCAAAAGGCACCGGATCAAGTTTGGTTAAATTCAATGGCGAAATAATATATACTACCGTCAATGGGGTTTTTAAATTCGATAATAAACGGCAAAATTTCATTTCTGATACGCTTTTAACAGCTAATTTTTTTAATACCGATGATAATATCATAGGAGTGCTTACTCCCAATGAAAGTACTGGAAAACTTTGGGGATTTACAGATAACAACATAATATACGCCACACCCGGTCAATTCAACAGTGATCTTGTAGCCAATAGAATTCCGATACCCAAATCCTTCAGAAACAGTATGGGTGTTTTTGGGTTTGAATCAATAACCCATTTAAAGGATGAACTTTACTTAATAGGGATTTCTAATGGGTATGTTACACTGAATTTGAATAAATTAAAGAAGCATGAATATCATATCTCTATAAATTCGGTTTCAAAAGAATTTTATGATGCTGATAAAATAGCTGTAAAAATTAATGGGTATAACGAGTTTAAATATTCAGAAAACAATTTAAACTTCGACTTTAGTGTACCCGAGTTCGATAAATTTACCGAGGTGTCTTATCAATATCAACTAGACGGGATTTACGATGAATGGAGCAATTGGTCCACCCTGCCTCAAGTATCGTTCAAAAATTTACCCTATGGTAATTATACATTTAGAGTAAGAGCAAAGGCAGGAAATACCCTCACAAACAATACAGCTTCATTTAAATTTGTAATCGCAAGACCTTGGTATTTATCCAACCTGGCCATTTTAGGTTATTTTATTGCTCTTGTTCTCATTACCGCCCTGATTCATAAATTATATAAAAGGCATTACAAAAAACAACAAGATTTGTTGATGAAAGAAAGCAGAAAAAGGCTGAAGCGTAAAAAACTAAAAGCGCAAAAGGAGATTGTCCAAATTAAAAATGAAAAACTACAAAGTGAAATAGACAGTAAGAATAGGGAACTTGCCGTATCTACCATGAGCCTTATTAAAAAGAACGAATTTTTAAATACAATCAAACAACAATTAAAGGAGAACAATGATAACCCAAAAATAAAATCGGTGATACGGACAATAGACCGTAACATTAATAACGCCGATGATTGGAGACTCTTTGAAGAAGCTTTTAACAACGCGGACAAAGACTTCTTAAAGAAAGTAAAAATATTGCACACCGAACTGACTCCTAATGACTTGCGTTTATGTGCTTACCTAAGACTAAATCTATCTTCCAAAGAGATAGCTCCATTACTCAATATTTCAAGCCGTAGTGTAGAAGTAAAACGATATAGACTACGCAAAAAAATGGCCTTACCGCATGGAAACAACCTTACCGATTACATCTTGAATCTTTAG
- a CDS encoding alanine/glycine:cation symporter family protein, with protein sequence MDTINDFISAALPYTEWPMFLLLIGGGLFLVFYSKFLPYRFFGHAIAITAGKYDNDKAEGDVSSFQALSAAVAATVGLGNISGVAIAIHDGGPGVVFWIWVTAIIGMCIKFYSCSLAVMFRSTDSDGKLQGGPMYYITQGLGPKAKPLAIFFAVCGLFGFLGVFTANQFTETFMSVVEPSETLFQMSEMNWKLSIGVILALVTSFVIFGGLEKIAKVASAIVPFMVMVYLIAVVIVMVLNASQIIPSLKLIITEAWNFNTIVTGGFWGLVIIGVRRAMFSNEAGLGSAPMYHGQSKTDNPIKEGLVAMLGPFIDTILVCTFTAVVIILSGAYLEEGSGIVMTLSAFETTLFGYGDVLLMVIVTAFAMSTLFTYSYYGVKCLSFLTNAKIGKFYNWYFVIMIIFAAVASLDLVKNLIDLSYALMVIPNMIAVLLLAPKVNAAAADYFKKIKDAKA encoded by the coding sequence ATGGATACAATAAACGATTTTATTTCTGCCGCACTGCCTTATACGGAGTGGCCAATGTTTCTCTTACTTATTGGTGGAGGACTTTTTTTAGTATTTTATTCTAAGTTTTTACCCTATCGTTTCTTTGGCCACGCCATTGCAATTACGGCGGGTAAGTATGATAATGATAAAGCGGAAGGTGATGTTAGTTCTTTTCAAGCGCTTTCCGCGGCAGTTGCTGCTACGGTAGGTCTTGGAAACATATCTGGTGTAGCTATTGCTATCCATGATGGCGGTCCCGGTGTTGTTTTTTGGATCTGGGTTACCGCAATCATCGGTATGTGTATCAAATTTTATTCGTGTAGTCTGGCGGTTATGTTCCGTAGTACGGATTCTGATGGTAAATTGCAGGGTGGCCCAATGTATTACATCACACAAGGCCTTGGCCCAAAGGCAAAACCATTGGCTATATTTTTTGCGGTCTGTGGGTTGTTTGGTTTTCTGGGAGTATTTACGGCTAATCAGTTTACGGAAACTTTCATGAGTGTAGTAGAACCTTCCGAAACACTTTTTCAGATGAGTGAGATGAATTGGAAGTTGAGTATTGGGGTAATTCTTGCCTTGGTTACCTCATTCGTAATTTTTGGAGGATTAGAAAAAATAGCTAAAGTAGCATCTGCTATTGTACCTTTTATGGTAATGGTGTATTTAATAGCTGTTGTGATAGTGATGGTATTGAATGCTTCGCAAATTATTCCATCTTTAAAATTAATAATTACAGAAGCATGGAACTTTAATACTATAGTCACCGGAGGTTTCTGGGGGCTGGTTATAATAGGTGTCCGCCGGGCTATGTTTTCTAATGAAGCAGGTTTGGGTAGCGCTCCTATGTATCACGGGCAATCAAAGACAGATAATCCTATTAAGGAAGGTCTTGTCGCAATGTTAGGTCCATTTATAGATACTATTTTGGTATGTACCTTTACAGCAGTTGTTATAATTTTAAGCGGCGCTTATTTAGAAGAAGGTAGCGGAATTGTAATGACGCTTTCCGCGTTCGAAACTACACTTTTTGGTTATGGTGATGTTTTGCTAATGGTAATTGTAACTGCCTTTGCCATGTCTACCTTGTTTACCTACTCATATTATGGTGTAAAATGCCTTTCTTTCTTGACTAATGCAAAAATTGGGAAGTTTTACAATTGGTATTTCGTAATCATGATTATTTTTGCAGCAGTAGCTTCGTTAGATTTGGTTAAAAACCTGATAGATCTATCGTATGCGCTTATGGTCATACCGAATATGATTGCCGTTTTATTACTGGCACCGAAAGTAAATGCAGCGGCGGCCGACTATTTTAAAAAAATTAAAGATGCAAAAGCATAA